In Sorghum bicolor cultivar BTx623 chromosome 10, Sorghum_bicolor_NCBIv3, whole genome shotgun sequence, one genomic interval encodes:
- the LOC110431423 gene encoding uncharacterized protein LOC110431423 produces MSTPRDPRGTQSNMSTPRDPRGPQSDMSMSRDIGRAHSEMSTPRDTCGPLSDITNVTDEASRKRDQRNMQQRKRRADMSIEQREEINRKQREYRQRKKAATQNSSTSATLTETMSLTSLTMDIDENADPCDENTPIILGNNNIQKDADGNQSHVGVGTSTTRGSAQSEVNDNDVLDSADTRREEKNARQRKRRDDMTDQQREEINRKQREYRARRKVAMQNITTTSDVSQIVPASSPTGE; encoded by the exons ATGTCTACGCCAAGAGATCCACGTGGAACACAAAGCAATATGTCTACGCCAAGAGATCCACGTGGACCACAAAGCGATATGTCTATGTCAAGAGATATAGGCCGAGCACATAGCGAGATGTCTACGCCGAGAGATACATGCGGACCGTTAAGCGATATCACCAACGTCACAG ATGAGGCCTCGCGGAAGAGGGATCAAAGGAATATGCAGCAGCGGAAACGTCGAGCTGATATGTCCATCGAACAAAGGGAAGAGATTAATAGGAAACAACGTGAATACCGACAGCGTAAGAAGGCCGCAACCCAAAATAGTAGCACTTCTGCTACTTTGACTGAAACAATGTCATTAACTTCATTAACGATGG ATATTGACGAAAATGCTGACCCATGTGATGAAAACACACCAATTATTTTGGGCAACAACAATATCCAAAAAGATGCAGATGGGAATCAGAGCCATGTTGGCGTTGGCACATCGACAACAAGAGGCAGTGCACAATCTGAAGTCAACGACAATGATGTCCTAG ACAGTGCTGATACTAGGAGGGAAGAAAAGAATGCACGACAACGGAAACGAAGAGATGATATGACTGATCAACAAAGGGAGGAGATTAATAGGAAACAACGTGAATATCGAGCGCGTAGGAAGGTTGCAATGCAAAATATTACCACCACCTCTGATGTGTCTCAAATAGTGCCAGCATCCTCACCTACAGGTGAGTAA
- the LOC110431171 gene encoding uncharacterized protein LOC110431171, translated as MYKLAQALKAMSLEKSVFLHRERDAWATCENEKAAREAAEGELAKECEISAELRQKCTALATEAREAREKVAPMEKRADLSAAQSEVVRWHRSSAENEKRAEESERKMAMAASAAEAL; from the exons ATGTACAAACTGGCCCAG GCGCTCAAGGCTATGTCCCTAGAGAAATCGGTTTTCCTCCACAGGGAAAGAGACGCCTGGGCGACCTGTGAGAATGAGAAAGCTGCTAGGGAGGCGGCTGAGGGGGAACTCGCGAAGGAATGCGAGatttctgccgagcttcggcagaaaTGCACGGCCCTCGCGactgaggctcgggaggcccgggAAAAGGTCGCTCCTATGGAAAAGAGG GCTGACCTTTCTGCTGCTCAGAGCGAGGTGGTTCGTTGGCACCGGAGCTCGGCGGAGAACGAGAAGCGAGCCGAGG AGTCGGAGAGGAAGATGGCCATGGCAGCCTCTGCCGCCGAGGCCTTGTAG
- the LOC110431172 gene encoding uncharacterized protein LOC110431172, producing MVPPDVFISDLYKSSVDYKDDGGSDQPPGDSGPDPELSTIQEQEAMDIVSEPPAPDDSPDWRYPLLQRLVDDTLPSDQAEARRVARRAKTFVLLDGEMYKRSPSGILMRCIPRQEGIKLLEDIHSGACGHHAAPRTLVGNAFR from the coding sequence atggtccccccggatgttttcATCAGCGACCTCTACAAGTCTTCTGTCGACTACAAAGACGACGGGGGCTCGGATCAACCACCAGGTGACTCAGGCCCCGACCCCGAGCTCTCCacgattcaggagcaggaggccatggacatcgtgTCTGAGCCCCCTGCACCTGACGACTCGCCAGACTGGCGCTACCCCTTGCTgcaacgcctcgtcgacgacaCTTTGCCCTCAGACCAGGCTGAGGCAAGGCGTGTGGCTCGTCGCGCTAAGACTTTCGTCCTTCTCGACGGAGAGATGTACAAGCGTAGCCCTTCGGGCATCCTCATGCGCTGCATCCCACGTCAGGAGGGAATCAAGCTCctggaggacatacactcgggggcttgtggccaccacgccgcgccTCGAACGCtagtaggaaatgccttccgataa
- the LOC8079302 gene encoding cytokinin dehydrogenase 10: MPSRAYLASFLIVTSFLSTTSHLHTLAAAGAFPESDDIFALDIVSKIRTDRNSTIKASMDFGHIVEAIPNGVLHPTSPNDIAALIRLSLSQPKPFTVAPRGQGHSARGQALAPGGVVVDMRSLGHDHHDAGRRCRRINVSTDELWVDVGGEQLWIDVLHTTLEHGLAPRVWTDYLHITVGGTLSNGGIGGQAFRHGPQISNVHELDVVTGTGDMVSCSPDKNSDLFFAALGGLGQFGVITRARIALERAPKRVLWVRLAYSDVPSFTGDQELLISKRSAGGFDYIEGQVQLNRTLTEGRRRSSSFFSASELDQLANLAHGTGSAAIYYIEGAMYYHGDDDTASSSSSAKLERLLEELSFVPGHAFVRDVSYVEFLDRVGRDEQKLRSAGVWDVPHPWLNLFVPRSRIVDFDAGVFKGILRDTKPVGLVLMYPMNRDRWDDRMTAATPDDDVFYAVGLLRSAVAAGDVEQLERENAAVLEFCHRERIGCKQYLPSHASRDGWRRHFGDKWSRFAALKRKYDPRAILSPGQGIFSAAGDGLTDRVASDSSL; the protein is encoded by the exons ATGCCTTCAAGGGCGTATCTAGCTTCATTTCTCATTGTCACCAGCTTCCTCTCCACCACCAGCCATTTACATACCCTTGCCGCAGCCGGCGCCTTCCCAGAATCTGATGATATCTTTGCCTTAGACATTGTCTCAAAAATCCGCACGGACCGCAACTCAACCATCAAGGCATCAATGGACTTTGGCCACATTGTTGAAGCTATCCCAAACGGGGTACTCCATCCAACCTCACCCAACGACATTGCCGCCCTAATCCGGCTCTCACTCTCCCAGCCAAAGCCCTTCACAGTGGCGCCACGCGGGCAAGGCCACTCCGCTCGAGGGCAAGCCCTCGCCCCAGGCGGTGTCGTCGTCGACATGCGCTCGCTCGGCCATGATCACCACGATGCTGGTCGTCGCTGCCGCCGGATTAATGTGTCTACCGACGAGCTGTGGGTGGACGTCGGCGGCGAGCAGCTGTGGATCGACGTCCTCCACACTACGCTCGAGCACGGCCTCGCGCCCCGCGTCTGGACCGACTACCTCCACATCACCGTCGGCGGCACACTCTCCAATGGCGGCATCGGCGGCCAGGCGTTCCGGCACGGCCCTCAGATCTCCAACGTGCACGAGCTTGACGTCGTCACAG GCACGGGCGACATGGTCAGCTGTTCGCCGGACAAGAACTCGGATCTGTTCTTCGCAGCACTGGGTGGTTTGGGTCAGTTTGGGGTCATTACCCGGGCTCGGATCGCGCTTGAACGCGCTCCCAAACGTGTCCTTTGGGTCCGTCTCGCCTACTCGGATGTTCCGTCGTTCACCGGTGATCAGGAACTGCTCATCTCGAAACGATCTGCCGGTGGTTTCGACTACATCGAGGGCCAAGTCCAGCTGAACCGGACCCTCACCGAGGGGCGCCGGAGGTCGTCTTCCTTCTTCTCAGCCTCAGAGCTCGACCAGCTTGCCAACCTCGCCCATGGCACCGGGTCTGCCGCAATCTACTACATCGAGGGTGCAATGTACTACCATGGCGACGACGATACTGCCTCTTCATCATCCTCTGCGAAGCTTGAGAGGCTACTGGAGGAGCTGAGCTTCGTCCCGGGGCATGCGTTCGTGAGAGACGTGTCCTACGTGGAGTTTCTCGACCgagttggccgggacgagcagAAGCTGCGGTCGGCCGGCGTCTGGGACGTGCCGCACCCATGGCTGAACCTCTTCGTCCCGAGGTCGCGCATCGTCGACTTCGACGCCGGCGTGTTCAAGGGCATCCTCAGGGACACCAAGCCCGTGGGGCTCGTCCTCATGTACCCGATGAACAGGGACAGGTGGGACGACAGGATGACGGCGGCCACGCCCGACGACGACGTGTTCTACGCCGTCGGGCTGCTGCGGTCCGCGGTGGCTGCCGGCGACGTGGAGCAGCTGGAGAGGGAGAACGCCGCCGTCCTGGAGTTCTGCCACCGGGAGCGCATAGGGTGCAAGCAGTACCTGCCGAGCCACGCGTCGCGGGACGGCTGGAGGCGGCATTTCGGCGACAAGTGGAGCAGGTTCGCCGCGCTGAAGCGCAAGTACGACCCGCGGGCGATTCTGTCGCCGGGGCAGGGGATCTTCtccgccgccggcgacggctTGACCGACAGAGTGGCCTCTGACTCTTCCCTGTAG
- the LOC8065027 gene encoding putative GATA transcription factor 22 yields the protein MSAIYMSQLSTALPLMEGDHHHHHHHHHQGHFQAFTLPKDPPILFPFVISNSSASESSLSYGSADHHLLRQHRQTMLEPQHMIGGSSSAASSVFATPFPTVESIRDDMIEPASYDPYDMGKLHQVVGGGSSMDACSWTPPAAKMRITRKATAADPSGAGKKPRRRAHQAAGYDADINMSGQPNLGVIRVCSDCNTTKTPLWRSGPCGPKSLCNACGIRQRKARRAMMAAASTSGPAAVPATDSDKASPSNAAGAAAAHPKVKKEKRSVDVDRSLPFKKRCKVVQVQQDHAAAVAAPAAATDRPAVVVQQAATAAEVGDDDACPSRDLLVDDIGGLISWSRSPPAAPASADAASCSFRASPALPVQQDEITDAAMLLMTLSCGLVRS from the exons ATGTCTGCCATCTACATGAGCCAGCTCTCCACTGCTCTCCCTCTCATGGAGGGagatcaccaccaccaccaccaccaccaccaccaaggcCACTTCCAAGCCTTCACGCTGCCAAAGGATCCCCCAATCCTTTTCCCCTTTGTGATCAGCAATAGTAGCGCCAGCGAAAGCAGTCTGAGCTATGGATCGGCAGATCATCACTTGTTGAGGCAGCATCGTCAAACTATGCTCGAGCCCCAACAT ATGATTGGTGGATCGTCATCAGCTGCGAGTAGTGTCTTTGCGACGCCGTTCCCGACTGTGGAGAGCATCCGTGACGACATGATCGAGCCTGCCTCGTACGATCCATACGATATGGGGAAGCTGCACCAGGTGGTCGGTGGCGGGTCGTCGATGGATGCTTGCAGCTGGACGCCGCCGGCGGCCAAGATGAGGATCACGAGGAAGGCCACTGCCGCCGATCCCAGTGGTGCCGGGAAGAAGCCGAGGAGAAGGGCGCATCAGGCAGCAGGGTACGACGCCGACATCAACATGAGCGGCCAACCAAATTTGGGTGTTATTAGGGTGTGCTCCGACTGCAACACCACCAAGACGCCCTTGTGGAGGAGTGGTCCTTGCGGCCCCAAG TCGCTCTGCAACGCGTGCGGTATCAGGCAGCGGAAGGCACGGCGGGCGATGATGGCCGCCGCGTCTACCTCCGGGCCAGCAGCAGTGCCCGCCACCGACAGCGATAAGGCCTCGCCGAGCAACGCCGCCGGGGCCGCAGCAGCACACCCCAAGGTGAAGAAGGAGAAGAGATCAGTGGACGTGGACCGGTCGCTGCCGTTCAAGAAACGGTGCAAGGTGGTCCAGGTCCAGCAGGATCACGCTGCGGCCGTCGCAGCTCCTGCCGCGGCCACTGACAGGCCGGCTGTCGTCGTGCAGCAGGCGGCCACCGCCGCCGAGGTTGGTGACGACGACGCCTGTCCGAGCAGGGACCTGCTTGTCGACGACATTGGTGGGCTCATCAGCTGGAGCAGGAGTCCGCCGGCGGCTCCCGCATCTGCAGATGCTGCCTCCTGCAGTTTCCGGGCGTCGCCGGCGTTGCCGGTGCAGCAGGACGAGATCACGGACGCTGCCATGCTGCTCATGACGCTGTCCTGCGGGCTTGTCCGAAGCTGA